In one Leishmania braziliensis MHOM/BR/75/M2904 complete genome, chromosome 32 genomic region, the following are encoded:
- a CDS encoding long chain polyunsaturated fatty acid elongation enzyme-like protein translates to MISIERAEKIAAAIELPDWVLRMSASLMYSCFGPFVDAFERSVKMYCSAQYAFVESWMHAHAHPFAKRLPYLNPWHGVASILAYLCLILAFRVLCPFLSKLSCRSLGLVHNLGLHLLSLYMCLGLLISARAAGYSLWNNAAGTSPAEWRIAKLIWLFYVSKVVEWLDTVIMLLKQNHHQVTFLHVYHHSTIFVLWWLATLAAPAGESYYSAMVNSGVHVVMYGYYFLTLLFPTGSIRNVLNRFKFVITKGQMWQFFFNCLQSAYDLVWVPRENLKYSPALLQLLLWYMISLLALFGNFLVKSKKKPLRHHHVDAATASAAKRDRAAKS, encoded by the coding sequence ATGATTTCTATCGAGCGGGCAGAGAAGATCGCGGCAGCGATCGAGCTGCCTGACTGGGTCCTGAGAATGTCTGCATCACTCATGTACAGCTGCTTTGGGCCCTTTGTGGACGCTTTTGAGAGGAGTGTCAAGATGTACTGCTCGGCGCAGTACGCATTTGTGGAGTCGTGgatgcacgcgcacgccCATCCGTTCGCGAAGCGCCTGCCCTACCTGAACCCATGGCACGGTGTCGCCTCGATACTAGCCTACCTCTGCCTCATCCTCGCCTTTCGCGTGTTGTGTCCGTTCCTCAGCAAGCTCTCGTGCCGCAGTCTTGGGTTGGTGCACAACCTCGGgctccaccttctctccttgtATATGTGCCTTGGCCTCCTGAtcagcgcgcgcgccgcagGGTACTCGCTCTGGAACAATGCGGCCGGCACCTCGCCGGCTGAGTGGCGCATCGCGAAGCTCATCTGGCTATTCTACGTCTCGAAGGTGGTGGAGTGGTTGGACACGGTAATCATGCTGTTAAAGCAGAATCACCACCAGGTGACCTTCCTGCATGTGTACCACCACTCGACCATTTTTGTGCTGTGGTGGTTGGCGACACTGGCCGCTCCGGCCGGCGAGTCGTACTACAGCGCCATGGTAAACTCTGGCGTCCACGTTGTCATGTACGGCTACTACTTTCTTACGCTACTTTTCCCAACCGGCAGCATCCGCAACGTCTTGAACAGGTTCAAGTTCGTCATTACGAAAGGCCAAATGTGGCAGTTCTTCTTCAACTGTCTACAGTCGGCGTACGACCTTGTGTGGGTGCCGCGGGAGAATCTCAAGTATAGCCccgccctgctgcagctcctcctgtGGTACATGATCTCTCTCCTGGCGCTTTTTGGCAATTTCTTGGTAaagagcaagaagaagcccttgcgccaccaccacgttGATGCTGCGACCGCTTCAGCCGCAAAAAGGGACAGGGCGGCGAAGTCGTAG
- a CDS encoding putative proteasome regulatory non-ATP-ase subunit codes for MSTVGDLSITVRNIAEDVKNLKAAYETKNDSQCIAILSKIKRRIIMFPTFLNPGASSSTRSEELSLARTYLELGVLASAHQKDLASFEVYFNQLQLYYSDIGSDELPESPQYLMLLGLNLIRLLVCSRIAEFHSEMEKIPFATHGSNLYIRFAVGLERYLMEGSYNKLLTSRKKVPSNEYLPVVEMLEQTVRDEVANCIPESYKQLSIPAAQRILMVDSETKVREIGAAREWTLSEDGTHFLFTREDDTLKREIPFREMIEQHINFVADLQNIV; via the coding sequence ATGTCCACTGTCGGTGACTTGTCCATCACTGTGCGAAATATCGCAGAAGATGTGAAGAACTTAAAGGCCGCGTACGAGACAAAAAATGATTCCCAGTGCATAGCGATTCTCTCGAAAATCAAGCGGCGCATCATCATGTTTCCTACCTTTCTGAACCCTggtgccagcagcagcacccggAGCGAGGAGTTGTCGCTCGCGCGCACCTATCTTGAGCTTGGGGTCCTTGCCTCGGCGCACCAAAAGGACCTTGCCTCTTTTGAAGTATACTTCaaccagctgcagctgtacTACAGCGACATCGGCTCCGATGAGCTGCCAGAGTCACCACAGTACCTGATGCTGCTCGGCCTGAACCTCATCCGACTCCTTGTCTGCAGCCGTATTGCCGAGTTCCACTcagagatggagaagatCCCGTTTGCCACTCACGGCTCGAACCTGTACATCCGCTTTGCGGTCGGGCTTGAACGTTACTTAATGGAGGGTAGCTACAACAAGCTTCTTACCTCACGCAAGAAGGTGCCGTCAAATGAGTACCTGCCTGTTGTGGAGATGCTCGAGCAGACAGTGCGCGACGAGGTCGCCAACTGCATTCCTGAGTCGTACAAGCAGCTGTCCATCCCAGCCGCTCAACGAATTCTAATGGTGGATTCGGAGACGAAGGTGCGCGAGATCGGTGCGGCGCGGGAGTGGACGTTGTCGGAGGACGGCACACACTTTCTCTTCACACGTGAAGACGACACCCTGAAAAGGGAAATCCCCTTCAGGGAAATGATCGAGCAGCACATCAACTTTGTCGCTGACCTGCAGAACATTGTGTGA